The Buchnera aphidicola (Tuberolachnus salignus) genome has a segment encoding these proteins:
- the rpmC gene encoding 50S ribosomal protein L29 yields the protein MLKYQTLKNKTISELKILLLDFLRENFNLRMQISSGKLKQTHLLRKVRKNIARLKTFIITQKVISS from the coding sequence ATGTTAAAATATCAAACATTAAAAAATAAAACAATATCAGAATTGAAAATTTTGTTATTAGATTTTTTAAGAGAAAATTTTAATTTACGTATGCAAATTTCTTCAGGTAAGCTTAAGCAAACTCATTTATTACGTAAAGTACGTAAAAATATTGCACGCTTAAAAACATTTATTATAACACAGAAGGTTATTTCTTCGTGA
- the rplV gene encoding 50S ribosomal protein L22, with the protein MNVCAKSKKVRSSAQKMRLVVNIIRGKNALEALKILENINKKSSYLLKKLLKSALANAEHNYNHKISTLFISKIFVDSGPTMKRMLPRAKGRADRILKRTSHITMILSRFHRKQEISYGTKSTS; encoded by the coding sequence ATGAATGTTTGCGCAAAATCTAAAAAAGTGCGTTCTTCAGCGCAAAAAATGAGATTAGTAGTAAATATAATACGAGGAAAAAATGCTTTGGAAGCATTAAAGATTTTAGAAAATATTAATAAGAAATCTTCATATTTATTAAAAAAATTATTAAAATCTGCTCTTGCAAATGCTGAACATAATTATAATCATAAAATTTCTACTTTGTTTATTTCTAAAATTTTTGTTGATTCTGGACCTACAATGAAACGGATGTTACCTCGCGCTAAAGGAAGAGCTGATCGAATTTTAAAACGTACTAGTCATATTACAATGATATTATCACGTTTTCATAGAAAGCAGGAGATTAGTTATGGGACAAAAAGTACATCCTAA
- the rpsN gene encoding 30S ribosomal protein S14, whose protein sequence is MAKQAIKEREKKRVKLSKKFFETRKKLKKIISSLKTTEKQKWNAMLTLQKLPRDSSPSRQRNRCRQTGRPHAFLRKFGLSRIKLREAAMRGEIPGLTKASW, encoded by the coding sequence ATGGCAAAACAAGCAATTAAAGAACGTGAAAAAAAACGTGTAAAATTATCAAAAAAATTTTTTGAAACGCGTAAAAAATTAAAAAAAATTATTTCTAGTTTGAAAACTACTGAAAAACAAAAATGGAATGCAATGTTAACTTTGCAAAAATTACCTCGTGATTCTAGTCCGTCGCGTCAACGTAATCGTTGTCGTCAAACAGGTCGTCCTCATGCTTTTTTAAGAAAATTTGGATTAAGTCGTATTAAATTAAGAGAAGCTGCAATGAGAGGTGAAATACCAGGGTTAACTAAAGCAAGTTGGTAA
- the rpsE gene encoding 30S ribosomal protein S5: MEKQLFGELKEKLISVNRVSKTVKGGRIFSFTALTVVGNGEGKVGFGYGKAREVPSAIQKSMEKARRSMIFIPLFKHTLYHKVYGGHTGSLIFMKPASEGTGIIAGGAMRLVLEVVGIHNVLAKTYGSTNPINVVRATIEGLKKIRSPEMIAKKRGKTINEILGT; this comes from the coding sequence ATGGAAAAACAATTATTTGGGGAATTAAAAGAGAAATTAATTTCTGTTAACCGTGTTTCAAAAACAGTAAAAGGTGGTCGTATTTTTTCTTTCACTGCTTTAACGGTTGTAGGTAATGGTGAAGGTAAAGTAGGATTTGGATATGGAAAAGCACGCGAAGTTCCGTCTGCTATTCAAAAATCTATGGAAAAAGCAAGACGTAGTATGATTTTTATTCCATTATTTAAACATACTTTATACCATAAAGTTTATGGGGGACATACAGGTTCTTTAATTTTTATGAAGCCAGCCTCTGAAGGAACAGGAATTATTGCAGGAGGAGCAATGCGTTTAGTTTTAGAAGTAGTTGGTATACATAATGTTTTGGCAAAAACATATGGTTCTACTAATCCTATTAATGTAGTTCGAGCAACAATTGAAGGTTTAAAAAAAATACGATCACCTGAAATGATTGCAAAAAAGCGTGGAAAAACAATTAATGAAATTTTAGGAACATAA
- the rplP gene encoding 50S ribosomal protein L16, with the protein MLQPKRTKFRKMHKGRNRGVIVGDQVLFGEFGLKALSRGRLTSKQIESARRTITRYMKRIGKIWIRIFPDKPITQKPLEVRMGKGKGNVEYWVALIQPGKILYEINGISEEESKIAFKLASSKLPIKTAFIKKMVL; encoded by the coding sequence ATGTTACAACCGAAACGAACAAAATTTAGAAAAATGCATAAAGGGCGTAATCGTGGTGTAATTGTAGGGGATCAAGTTTTATTTGGAGAATTTGGACTTAAAGCGTTAAGTAGAGGTCGTTTAACATCTAAACAAATTGAATCAGCACGACGTACAATTACTCGATATATGAAAAGAATAGGAAAAATATGGATCCGTATTTTTCCAGATAAGCCTATTACTCAAAAACCTTTAGAGGTACGAATGGGTAAAGGGAAAGGTAATGTAGAATATTGGGTAGCTTTAATTCAACCTGGAAAAATTTTGTATGAAATTAATGGTATTTCAGAAGAAGAATCAAAAATAGCGTTTAAATTAGCATCTTCTAAATTACCAATTAAAACTGCTTTTATTAAAAAAATGGTACTATAA
- the rplX gene encoding 50S ribosomal protein L24, translated as MAYKIHVKDFVIIIAGKNKGKTGYVTYINYKKNNAIIEGLNIVFKHQKSIPERNQIGGIIKKEAPIHLSNLALFNQETKKSDKVFFKVVDGKKRRYFKSTKTLIS; from the coding sequence ATGGCATATAAAATACATGTTAAAGATTTTGTTATAATCATAGCAGGTAAAAACAAAGGAAAAACTGGATATGTAACTTATATTAATTATAAGAAAAATAATGCTATTATAGAAGGTTTAAATATAGTGTTTAAACATCAAAAATCTATTCCTGAACGTAATCAAATAGGAGGAATTATAAAAAAAGAAGCTCCTATACATTTATCAAATTTAGCATTATTTAATCAAGAAACTAAAAAATCAGATAAAGTATTTTTTAAAGTTGTAGATGGAAAAAAAAGAAGATATTTTAAATCTACTAAAACTTTAATTTCATAA
- the rplC gene encoding 50S ribosomal protein L3 gives MVGLIGKKIGMTRLFTIEGLSIPATVIEIKKNIITCIKTVQKNLYNSIQVTTGIKKIQQIKKPEAGHFLKLGIRVGSGLWEFKCSDIHKFYCGQKLSVSFFSKIKKVDITGISKGKGFSGTVKRWNFSMQDATHGNSLSHRVPGSIGQNQTPGRVFKGKKMAGHLGNSRVTIQSLKIIKIDESKNLLFIKGGVPGCTGGYLKIRPSIKV, from the coding sequence ATGGTCGGTTTAATTGGTAAAAAAATTGGAATGACTAGACTTTTTACTATTGAAGGATTATCAATTCCTGCAACAGTAATAGAAATTAAAAAAAATATTATTACATGTATTAAAACTGTACAAAAAAATTTATATAATTCGATTCAAGTAACAACAGGAATTAAAAAAATACAACAAATTAAAAAGCCAGAAGCTGGACATTTTTTAAAATTAGGTATTCGAGTTGGATCTGGATTATGGGAATTTAAATGTTCAGATATTCATAAATTTTATTGTGGTCAAAAATTATCTGTTTCTTTTTTTTCAAAAATAAAAAAAGTTGATATTACAGGTATTTCAAAAGGAAAAGGATTTAGTGGAACTGTAAAACGTTGGAATTTTAGTATGCAAGATGCTACTCATGGTAATTCTTTATCACATCGCGTTCCTGGATCAATAGGTCAAAATCAAACTCCGGGAAGAGTTTTTAAAGGAAAAAAAATGGCTGGTCATTTAGGAAACTCTCGCGTTACAATACAAAGTTTAAAAATCATAAAAATTGATGAATCAAAGAATTTACTTTTTATTAAAGGCGGAGTTCCTGGTTGTACTGGTGGATATTTAAAAATTCGACCTTCAATAAAAGTATAA
- the rplN gene encoding 50S ribosomal protein L14, with protein MIQVQTVLYVADNSGARTAMCIKVLGGSRRRYASIGDIIKIAIKEAIPRGKVKKGEVLKAVVVRTKKSISRIDGSVIRFDRNACVILNNTTEQPIGTRIFGPVTRELRIEKFMKIISLAPEVL; from the coding sequence ATGATTCAAGTACAAACAGTTTTATACGTAGCGGATAATTCCGGAGCTCGTACTGCAATGTGTATTAAAGTTTTAGGGGGATCACGTCGTCGTTATGCAAGTATTGGAGATATTATAAAAATTGCAATTAAAGAAGCTATTCCAAGAGGGAAAGTTAAAAAAGGAGAAGTATTAAAAGCAGTAGTGGTACGTACTAAAAAATCTATTTCTCGAATTGATGGGTCAGTCATACGATTTGATAGAAATGCTTGTGTAATTTTAAATAATACTACTGAACAACCAATTGGAACGCGAATTTTTGGTCCAGTAACTCGTGAATTACGTATAGAAAAATTTATGAAAATTATATCATTAGCGCCTGAAGTTTTATAA
- the rpsC gene encoding 30S ribosomal protein S3, whose protein sequence is MGQKVHPNGMRLGIVKSWNSVWFASKKEFSNYLESDFQVRNFLMKKLSKASVSRIVIERPAKSIRITIYTARPGIVIGKKGEDVDKLRKFITDMTTFPVQINISEIKKPELDAKLVADNITSQLERRIMFRRAMKRAVQNAMRQGAKGIKVEVSGRLGGAEIARREWYREGRVPLHTLRADIEYNTSEAHTTYGVIGVKVWIFKGEILGGTPLLNATEKLLGVKKRNIRKYRK, encoded by the coding sequence ATGGGACAAAAAGTACATCCTAACGGTATGAGATTAGGAATTGTAAAATCATGGAATTCAGTTTGGTTTGCTAGTAAAAAAGAATTTTCTAATTATTTGGAAAGTGATTTTCAAGTACGTAATTTTTTAATGAAAAAATTATCTAAAGCTTCAGTATCACGGATTGTTATTGAAAGACCCGCTAAAAGTATTCGAATTACAATTTATACAGCACGTCCCGGGATTGTTATAGGTAAGAAAGGTGAAGATGTTGACAAATTAAGAAAATTTATTACTGATATGACAACTTTTCCAGTGCAAATTAATATTTCTGAGATTAAGAAGCCTGAATTAGATGCAAAATTAGTAGCAGATAATATTACATCTCAATTAGAAAGACGTATTATGTTTCGTCGAGCAATGAAACGAGCTGTTCAAAATGCTATGAGGCAAGGTGCAAAAGGTATTAAAGTAGAAGTTAGTGGAAGATTAGGTGGAGCTGAAATTGCTCGACGAGAATGGTATCGTGAAGGAAGAGTACCATTACATACATTACGTGCAGATATTGAATACAATACTTCGGAAGCTCATACAACATATGGAGTTATTGGAGTTAAAGTATGGATTTTTAAAGGAGAAATTTTAGGTGGTACACCTTTATTAAATGCAACGGAAAAATTGTTAGGAGTTAAAAAACGTAATATACGAAAATATCGTAAATAA
- the rplB gene encoding 50S ribosomal protein L2 yields MAIIRCKPTSPGRRHMIKVVTSNLYKGRPFASLTCKKKKTGGRNNNGRITMRHIGSGHKRNYRIIDFKRIKDNIPAVVQHIEYDPNRSSHIALLLYKNGSRNYILAPKNLKIGDTVMSGSLAPIKIGNALPLKNIPIGSIMHNVELKSGKGGQIARSAGSSAQLVSRDSKYAIVRLRSGELRKIHIECRATLGEVGNIEHMLQSYGKAGAVRWRGVRPTVRGTAMNPVDHPHGGGEGRNFGKHPVSPWGCPTKGKKTRKNKRTEKFIVHHRHK; encoded by the coding sequence TTGGCTATTATACGTTGTAAACCAACTTCACCTGGTCGCCGTCATATGATTAAGGTTGTGACTTCAAATTTATATAAAGGTCGTCCATTTGCATCATTAACATGTAAAAAAAAAAAAACTGGAGGTCGTAATAATAATGGGCGAATTACTATGCGACATATTGGGTCAGGACATAAAAGAAATTATCGAATAATAGATTTTAAAAGAATTAAAGATAATATTCCAGCAGTGGTACAACATATTGAATATGATCCTAATAGATCCTCTCATATTGCTTTGTTATTATATAAAAATGGTAGTCGTAATTATATTTTAGCACCAAAAAATTTAAAAATAGGAGATACAGTGATGTCTGGATCTTTAGCTCCTATTAAAATTGGTAATGCTTTGCCATTAAAAAATATTCCTATAGGTTCTATTATGCATAATGTAGAATTAAAATCAGGAAAAGGAGGTCAAATTGCGCGTTCAGCTGGTAGTTCAGCTCAATTAGTTTCTCGCGATAGTAAATATGCGATTGTTCGTTTACGTTCTGGTGAATTAAGAAAAATACATATAGAATGTCGTGCTACGTTAGGTGAAGTAGGAAATATTGAGCATATGTTACAATCTTATGGAAAAGCAGGTGCTGTTCGATGGAGGGGAGTACGACCTACAGTTCGAGGTACTGCGATGAATCCCGTAGATCATCCTCATGGAGGTGGAGAAGGTAGAAATTTCGGAAAACATCCAGTAAGTCCTTGGGGTTGTCCTACGAAAGGTAAGAAAACTAGAAAAAATAAACGTACTGAAAAATTTATTGTACATCATCGTCATAAATAA
- the rplO gene encoding 50S ribosomal protein L15 has translation MHLNSFNVLSKKNKMKKRIGRGIGSGMGKTGGRGHKGQKARSGGKVRRGFEGGQTPLYRRLPKFGFISYKKKITAEVKLSELKILKENSYINILLLKKFNIIKKNIKFVKIIKSGVLKKKFIFSGIKVTHGARIQIEACGGIIKG, from the coding sequence ATGCATTTAAATTCTTTTAATGTTTTATCAAAAAAAAATAAAATGAAAAAAAGAATTGGTCGTGGGATTGGATCTGGTATGGGGAAAACAGGAGGCCGAGGACATAAAGGACAAAAAGCTCGTTCAGGAGGAAAAGTACGTAGAGGATTTGAGGGAGGACAAACACCTTTATATCGTCGTTTACCAAAATTTGGTTTTATTTCTTATAAAAAAAAGATTACTGCTGAAGTAAAATTATCGGAATTAAAAATTTTGAAAGAAAATTCGTATATTAATATTTTGTTATTAAAAAAATTTAATATTATAAAAAAAAACATTAAATTTGTAAAAATTATTAAGTCTGGTGTTTTAAAAAAAAAATTTATTTTTTCAGGAATAAAAGTTACACATGGGGCGCGTATTCAAATTGAAGCTTGTGGAGGAATAATAAAAGGATAA
- the rpsH gene encoding 30S ribosomal protein S8: MSIHDPVSNMLTSIRNGQMANKILIKIPFSKLKVNIAKVLFQEGYLENYSVVDVIKKNIVLYLKYFHGKPVIEKIKRISKPSLRQYHKKKDLPYIMEGLGIIIVTTSRGVMTDKKARNLGLGGEILCSVE, translated from the coding sequence ATGAGTATTCATGATCCTGTTTCTAACATGTTGACTAGTATTCGAAATGGACAAATGGCAAATAAAATTTTAATTAAAATACCATTTTCAAAATTAAAAGTAAATATTGCGAAAGTTTTATTTCAAGAAGGATATTTAGAAAATTATTCTGTTGTGGATGTTATAAAAAAAAATATTGTATTGTATTTAAAATATTTTCATGGAAAACCAGTAATTGAAAAAATAAAACGAATTAGTAAACCTAGTTTGAGACAATATCATAAAAAAAAAGACTTACCGTATATTATGGAAGGATTAGGTATCATTATTGTAACAACTTCTCGTGGTGTAATGACAGATAAAAAAGCTCGAAATTTAGGATTAGGTGGAGAAATTCTATGTTCAGTAGAATAA
- the secY gene encoding preprotein translocase subunit SecY — MNIKKKIHQKVKLTGFEELKKKVWFLIISLLVFRIGSFIPIPGINTHVLQNFLDQKTNGTLLEMLNMFSGGSLSRSSIFALGVMPYISASIMMQFLTFFVPYFKKIKKDVIYGQNKLEQYTKYITLFFSFIQSTGILMGLPLIPGMQNILLKNNFLFHIISVLSLVVGTIFLMWLGELITSNGLGNGISLIIFVGIMAGLPSSILKTLEKFQQHEINIFLLFVMISLIFLIIFLVTFVERSQRKILVFYAKRQNNRNLTTSQNSYLPLKVNMAGVMPAIFASSVILLPSIFLTYLSNFLQIKNDVVYYASFLKPHSFLYLSLYVFLTVFFCFFYTGFTFNVSDVSNNLKKSGAFLPGIRPGPNTAQYISSIVFNLTCIGAMYIIFICLLPDFMRYFFHVPFYFGGTSLLIVVSVIIEFISQLQTLLISTQYKAVLKKSNLYFKH, encoded by the coding sequence ATGAACATAAAAAAAAAAATACATCAAAAAGTAAAACTTACGGGTTTTGAAGAGTTAAAAAAAAAAGTTTGGTTTTTAATAATATCTCTTTTAGTGTTTCGTATAGGCTCATTTATTCCTATTCCGGGTATTAATACTCATGTTTTACAAAATTTTTTAGATCAAAAAACAAATGGAACTTTATTAGAAATGTTAAATATGTTTTCAGGTGGCTCATTAAGTCGTTCTTCTATTTTTGCATTAGGAGTCATGCCGTATATTTCTGCTTCTATTATGATGCAATTTTTAACATTTTTTGTTCCTTATTTTAAAAAAATTAAAAAAGATGTAATTTATGGACAAAACAAATTAGAACAATATACAAAATATATTACATTATTTTTTTCTTTTATACAATCAACAGGTATTTTAATGGGTTTGCCATTAATACCAGGTATGCAGAATATACTTTTAAAAAATAATTTTTTATTTCATATTATTTCTGTTTTAAGTTTAGTTGTCGGAACTATTTTTTTAATGTGGTTAGGTGAATTAATTACTTCTAATGGTTTAGGAAATGGAATTTCTTTAATAATTTTTGTAGGTATTATGGCAGGTTTACCTAGTTCTATTTTAAAGACGTTAGAAAAATTTCAACAACATGAAATAAATATCTTTTTATTATTTGTGATGATATCATTAATTTTTTTAATTATTTTTTTAGTAACGTTTGTTGAACGTAGTCAACGAAAAATTTTAGTGTTTTATGCGAAAAGACAAAATAATCGAAATTTAACTACATCTCAAAATAGTTATTTACCTTTAAAAGTTAATATGGCTGGTGTAATGCCTGCGATTTTTGCATCAAGCGTTATTTTATTACCTTCAATTTTTTTGACTTATTTAAGTAATTTTCTACAAATTAAAAATGATGTTGTATATTATGCTTCTTTTTTAAAACCACATAGTTTTTTATATTTGTCTTTATATGTTTTTTTAACTGTTTTTTTTTGTTTTTTTTATACTGGATTTACATTTAATGTATCTGATGTTTCAAATAATTTAAAAAAATCAGGAGCTTTTTTACCTGGAATTCGTCCTGGGCCAAACACTGCTCAATATATTTCATCTATTGTATTTAATTTAACTTGTATTGGAGCAATGTATATTATTTTTATTTGTTTATTACCAGATTTTATGCGATATTTTTTTCATGTTCCATTTTATTTTGGAGGTACTTCTTTATTAATTGTAG
- the rpsS gene encoding 30S ribosomal protein S19, translated as MPRSLKKGPFIDSHLLNKVKNSVEKKDKKPIKTWSRRSTIFPNMIGLTILVHNGKFHIPIFITEEMVGHKLGEFSITRTFKGHSADRKTKKVNTVT; from the coding sequence ATGCCTCGTTCTTTAAAAAAAGGTCCTTTTATAGATTCACATTTATTAAATAAAGTAAAAAACTCTGTAGAAAAAAAAGATAAAAAACCTATTAAAACATGGTCACGGCGTTCTACTATTTTTCCTAATATGATTGGATTAACAATATTAGTGCATAATGGTAAATTTCATATTCCTATTTTTATTACAGAAGAAATGGTAGGTCACAAGTTAGGTGAATTTTCTATAACAAGAACATTTAAAGGGCATTCTGCAGATCGAAAAACTAAAAAAGTGAATACAGTAACGTAA
- the rplF gene encoding 50S ribosomal protein L6, with product MSRLAKVPIEIPENIVVLIKNNKITVTGQKGTLTKKIHKNIVLTIKQKKIFFSVQEVLQKNQWMQAGTCRSLVKSMIYGIQKGFVKKLQFLGVGYRIILEKFNLLKMLLGFSHPIFYTLPKEVSAKILPNNELELISINKQLVGQVASNIRSYRIPEPYKGKGIRYFNEKIRLKEAKKK from the coding sequence ATGTCACGTTTAGCAAAAGTTCCAATAGAAATTCCAGAAAATATTGTTGTTTTAATTAAAAATAATAAAATTACAGTTACAGGACAAAAAGGTACATTAACGAAAAAAATTCATAAAAATATTGTATTAACAATTAAACAAAAAAAAATATTTTTTTCTGTTCAGGAGGTTTTACAAAAAAATCAATGGATGCAAGCGGGTACTTGTAGATCTTTAGTTAAATCGATGATTTATGGTATACAAAAAGGTTTTGTAAAAAAATTGCAATTTTTAGGAGTAGGTTATCGAATTATTTTAGAAAAATTTAATCTTTTAAAAATGTTATTAGGATTTTCACATCCTATTTTTTATACGTTACCAAAAGAAGTATCTGCAAAAATTTTACCAAATAATGAATTAGAATTAATAAGCATTAATAAACAATTAGTCGGACAGGTCGCATCAAATATACGTTCTTATCGTATTCCTGAACCATATAAAGGAAAAGGAATACGATATTTTAATGAAAAAATCCGTCTGAAAGAGGCGAAAAAAAAATAA
- the rpmD gene encoding 50S ribosomal protein L30, translating into MENTIKIMQVKSQIGRLKTHKATMIGLGLRKIGDIVVRKNTPSLWGMIKKVKYMIKILGGSKKCI; encoded by the coding sequence ATGGAAAATACTATTAAAATTATGCAAGTGAAAAGTCAAATAGGACGGTTAAAAACGCATAAAGCAACAATGATAGGTTTAGGATTACGAAAAATTGGAGATATAGTTGTAAGAAAGAATACACCTTCTTTATGGGGGATGATTAAAAAAGTGAAATATATGATTAAAATACTTGGAGGTTCTAAAAAATGCATTTAA
- the rplW gene encoding 50S ribosomal protein L23, whose translation MINEERLLKVLIMPHISEKSSYTMKKNNTVVLKVLRNATKFEIKTAIQYLFRVTVKKVNTLIIKGKRKKQKNVFFKRSNWKKAYVVLKTGQNLNFMSLN comes from the coding sequence ATGATAAATGAAGAACGTTTATTAAAAGTATTAATTATGCCTCATATTTCAGAAAAGTCTTCTTATACTATGAAAAAAAATAATACTGTTGTATTAAAAGTTTTAAGAAATGCTACTAAATTTGAGATTAAAACTGCTATTCAATATTTATTTCGTGTTACAGTAAAAAAAGTTAATACCTTAATTATAAAAGGAAAACGAAAAAAACAAAAAAATGTTTTTTTTAAACGAAGTAATTGGAAAAAAGCATATGTTGTATTGAAAACAGGTCAAAATTTAAATTTTATGAGTTTAAATTAA
- the rplD gene encoding 50S ribosomal protein L4 has product MDVILRDTKEKILINNKNFLKNFNESLVHQIIVAYLSRQRQGSKAQKNKSEVSGSGKKPWRQKGTGRARAGSLRSPLWRSGGVTFAAKPRKFIKKINKKMYKRALQSIFSELIRQKRLILFQNFVIEKPKTQILVSKLKKLNIKNVLIITLSIDNNLYLAARNLYQVKILSVSKVDPVSLISFKNVLMTVNVYKNLEESLI; this is encoded by the coding sequence ATGGATGTAATTTTAAGAGATACTAAAGAAAAAATATTAATAAATAATAAAAATTTTTTAAAAAATTTTAATGAATCTTTAGTTCATCAAATTATAGTTGCATATTTATCTAGACAACGTCAAGGTAGCAAAGCTCAAAAAAATAAATCAGAAGTTTCAGGTTCAGGAAAAAAACCGTGGCGTCAAAAAGGAACTGGACGTGCACGTGCTGGTTCTTTACGTAGTCCTTTGTGGAGATCAGGAGGTGTAACATTTGCAGCAAAACCAAGAAAATTTATAAAAAAAATTAATAAAAAAATGTATAAAAGGGCATTACAAAGTATTTTTTCAGAATTAATTCGTCAAAAAAGATTGATTTTATTTCAAAATTTTGTAATTGAAAAACCAAAGACTCAAATTTTAGTTTCAAAATTAAAAAAATTAAATATAAAAAATGTTTTAATTATAACATTATCAATTGACAATAACTTATATTTAGCAGCACGTAATTTGTATCAAGTAAAGATTTTATCTGTTAGTAAAGTAGATCCTGTAAGTTTAATTTCTTTTAAAAATGTTCTTATGACAGTGAATGTTTACAAAAATCTTGAGGAGAGTTTAATATGA
- the rpsQ gene encoding 30S ribosomal protein S17, producing MINSKHILQGRVLSNKMQKTIVVIVIRRIQHPIYKKFIQKRTKLYVHDEQNLCMIGDLVEIFECRPISKLKSWKLLRILEKISQSKT from the coding sequence GTGATAAACAGTAAACATATTTTACAAGGTCGTGTATTAAGTAATAAAATGCAAAAAACAATAGTTGTTATTGTTATTCGACGGATTCAACATCCAATATATAAAAAATTTATTCAAAAACGCACTAAATTATATGTTCATGATGAACAAAATTTATGTATGATTGGTGATTTGGTTGAAATATTTGAATGTCGTCCAATTTCTAAATTAAAATCTTGGAAGTTATTGCGTATTTTAGAAAAAATTTCTCAAAGTAAAACATAA
- the rplR gene encoding 50S ribosomal protein L18, which translates to MKGFLNKKIKRIRRYNKLRKKIQIFSLFRFVVFRSSRHIYGQIICSKTAKVCVSACTLEKKIKNTLKYSGNKEAAVFIGVLIAKRALEKGIKKVSFDRSGFQYHGRIKALAESARDSGLIF; encoded by the coding sequence ATGAAAGGATTTTTAAACAAAAAAATTAAAAGAATTAGACGATATAATAAACTAAGAAAAAAAATTCAAATATTTTCTTTATTTAGATTTGTTGTATTTCGTAGTTCTCGTCATATATATGGACAAATTATTTGCAGTAAAACAGCAAAAGTCTGTGTAAGCGCATGTACTTTAGAAAAGAAAATAAAAAATACATTAAAATATTCGGGAAACAAAGAAGCAGCAGTTTTTATTGGTGTTTTAATTGCTAAAAGAGCTTTAGAAAAAGGAATTAAAAAAGTATCTTTTGATCGTTCAGGTTTTCAATATCATGGCCGTATTAAAGCATTAGCTGAATCGGCTCGTGATTCAGGTTTAATTTTTTAA
- the rplE gene encoding 50S ribosomal protein L5: MARLLKIYYKKIIPMLMKKLKYTSVMAVPNIKKIVINVGVGEAINNKKILEFVCQDLMKISGQKPYITRAKKSVASFKIRKGYPIGCKVTLRGQKKWDFFDKLITIAIPRIRDFRGLSRNSFDGFGNYSLGIKEQIIFPEIEYDKIDCLRGMNITIVINSKTDSESYELLNAFNFPFRKNYN; the protein is encoded by the coding sequence ATGGCTAGATTATTGAAAATTTATTATAAAAAAATTATTCCAATGTTAATGAAAAAATTAAAATATACTAGCGTTATGGCTGTTCCAAATATAAAAAAAATTGTTATTAATGTAGGAGTAGGTGAAGCTATTAATAATAAAAAAATTTTGGAATTTGTATGTCAAGATTTGATGAAAATTTCAGGTCAAAAACCATACATTACTCGAGCGAAAAAATCAGTAGCAAGTTTTAAAATTCGTAAAGGATATCCGATTGGATGTAAAGTTACTTTACGAGGACAAAAAAAATGGGATTTTTTCGATAAGTTAATTACTATTGCTATTCCACGTATTCGAGATTTTAGAGGATTATCGCGTAATTCTTTTGATGGTTTTGGTAATTATAGTTTAGGAATTAAAGAACAAATTATTTTTCCGGAAATTGAATATGATAAAATCGATTGTTTAAGAGGCATGAATATTACAATAGTTATAAATTCAAAAACAGATTCAGAAAGTTATGAGTTATTAAATGCATTTAATTTTCCATTTAGAAAGAATTATAATTAA